One segment of Pleomorphomonas sp. PLEO DNA contains the following:
- a CDS encoding DUF4424 domain-containing protein, which translates to MKKPSTVAIAALLAGLPTLAHANDTMAELAAGGLTFVSADDVTMQSEDLYISPKQVRVDYVFHNGGDRDRTTVVAFPMPDIEGSGDFIVSVPNPDSDNFMNFSVAVDGKAVTPNVDRHAFAVDVDVTQELTDHNIPLLPFGNSTSQALAGLPKDLVADWIERGIIIPIDYDDGNGWKTDYVPVWKLKTTYWWRTTFPAGRDMRVAHRYTPSIGATAGLNFIGSDENAPFTGEDFDREKQRYCFDESFIQAVTNHLDAAKTQDSYLQESWISYVLTTGANWGGTIGHFHLTVDKGDPDALVSFCGDGVKKTGPTTFELTADDFYPERNIDIALIGRPTD; encoded by the coding sequence ATGAAGAAACCGTCCACCGTCGCGATCGCCGCTTTGCTGGCAGGCCTGCCCACCTTGGCCCATGCCAATGACACCATGGCGGAGCTGGCGGCCGGCGGCCTGACCTTCGTTTCGGCGGACGACGTCACCATGCAGAGCGAGGATCTTTACATCTCGCCGAAGCAGGTGCGCGTCGACTATGTCTTCCACAACGGTGGTGACCGCGACCGGACGACGGTGGTCGCCTTCCCAATGCCGGATATCGAGGGCAGCGGTGACTTCATCGTGTCGGTGCCCAATCCAGACTCCGACAATTTCATGAACTTCTCGGTGGCCGTCGATGGCAAAGCCGTCACGCCGAACGTCGACCGTCATGCCTTCGCCGTCGATGTCGACGTCACCCAGGAGCTCACCGACCATAATATTCCACTGCTACCGTTCGGCAACTCCACCAGCCAGGCTCTCGCCGGCCTGCCGAAGGATCTGGTCGCCGACTGGATCGAGCGCGGCATCATCATCCCGATCGACTATGATGACGGCAACGGCTGGAAGACCGACTACGTACCGGTGTGGAAGCTGAAGACCACTTACTGGTGGCGCACCACATTCCCGGCCGGCCGCGACATGCGCGTCGCCCACCGCTACACACCGAGCATTGGCGCCACGGCCGGCCTCAACTTCATCGGCTCCGACGAGAATGCCCCGTTCACCGGCGAGGATTTCGACAGGGAAAAGCAGCGTTACTGCTTCGACGAGAGCTTCATTCAGGCGGTTACCAATCACCTCGACGCCGCCAAGACCCAGGATTCCTATCTCCAGGAGAGCTGGATTTCTTACGTGCTCACCACCGGCGCCAACTGGGGTGGCACGATCGGGCACTTTCATCTGACGGTCGACAAGGGAGATCCCGACGCGTTGGTTTCCTTCTGCGGCGATGGCGTCAAGAAGACAGGCCCAACCACCTTCGAGCTGACCGCCGATGACTTCTACCCCGAGCGCAACATCGACATCGCGCTGATCGGCCGCCCAACCGACTGA
- a CDS encoding thymidylate synthase — protein MQQYLDLLKLILDTGTSKEDRTGTGTLSVFGHQMRFNLADGFPLLTTKKLHIKSIVHELIWFLQGDTNIKYLKDNGVSIWNEWADERGDLGPVYGHQWRSWPTPDGGTIDQIAEVQETIRRNPDSRRMIVTAWNPADVPKMALPPCHLLIQFYVANGRLSCQMYQRSADVFLGVPFNIASYALLTAMMARATGLEPGDFVHTLGDAHLYRNHLDQARLQLTRAPRALPTLKLAEGISDVRDFRFEHVMIEGYDPHPHIKAEVAV, from the coding sequence ATGCAGCAGTATCTCGACCTTCTGAAGCTCATCCTCGACACCGGCACCTCCAAGGAGGACCGCACCGGTACCGGCACACTATCGGTGTTCGGCCACCAGATGCGCTTCAACCTTGCCGACGGCTTCCCTCTGCTGACGACCAAGAAGCTGCACATCAAATCGATCGTCCACGAGCTGATCTGGTTCCTTCAGGGCGATACCAACATCAAATATCTGAAGGACAACGGCGTCTCCATCTGGAACGAGTGGGCCGACGAGCGCGGCGATCTCGGCCCCGTCTATGGTCACCAGTGGCGCTCATGGCCGACGCCCGACGGCGGCACCATCGACCAGATCGCCGAGGTACAGGAGACCATTCGCCGCAATCCCGATTCGCGCCGCATGATCGTCACCGCCTGGAACCCCGCCGATGTGCCGAAGATGGCGCTGCCACCCTGCCACCTGCTGATCCAGTTTTATGTCGCGAACGGTCGCCTATCCTGCCAGATGTATCAGCGTTCGGCCGACGTCTTCCTCGGCGTGCCGTTCAACATCGCCTCCTATGCGCTGCTCACCGCCATGATGGCGCGGGCGACCGGCCTGGAGCCGGGCGACTTCGTGCACACGCTCGGAGACGCCCATCTCTACCGCAACCATCTCGATCAAGCCCGCCTGCAGCTGACGCGCGCGCCGCGCGCTCTTCCGACGCTGAAGCTCGCCGAAGGGATTAGCGACGTTCGCGATTTCCGATTCGAGCACGTGATGATCGAAGGCTATGATCCTCATCCGCATATCAAGGCCGAGGTCGCCGTATGA
- a CDS encoding chloride channel protein: MRPIEALETGFSVPRNTSNRRAFMSRQHRPRVYARYSRLGASRLRRQILFLAGGIGVGIAAVLMARAADLAQTTFRTSAASIPWLPLVATPAGFALSCFLARRLFPGSQGSGIPQVIAARKLPPAEPSEHLVSLRIAGGKILLMLLGLLAGGSLGREGPTVQVGAAIMQAAGRFASINRSSLLLAGGAAGVAAAFNTPLAGIVFAIEELSRSFDSKASGIVIMTVMLAGLTAQMLLGDYTYFGSSYVTLAPGVAWVAVPVVAVVGGALGGLFNRFNVAWSRGLPGPAGAFIRNHPVVTAGLLGLLVALLGFASGSDVSGTGYEAARTAIHQSPADISLWYGPAKLIATLVSTLSGIPGGIFSPSLSIGAGLGLDVAHFLDINAASAIALLGMCAYLAGVVQAPLTSVVIVQEMTLNHSMLLPLMLVALIAGKVSSLIAPEGVYHALARNFAVTTPSAADSPRDSG, from the coding sequence ATGCGGCCGATAGAAGCGCTTGAAACCGGCTTTTCAGTGCCGCGCAACACATCGAACCGGCGAGCCTTCATGTCGCGCCAGCATCGCCCCCGGGTTTACGCTCGCTATTCCCGCCTCGGCGCGTCACGCCTCCGCCGCCAGATTCTGTTTCTGGCCGGGGGCATCGGTGTCGGCATCGCCGCCGTATTGATGGCCCGCGCCGCCGACCTCGCCCAGACGACATTTCGGACCAGCGCGGCATCGATCCCCTGGCTACCGCTTGTCGCAACGCCGGCCGGCTTTGCGCTCTCCTGCTTCCTCGCCCGTCGGCTGTTCCCCGGTTCGCAAGGCAGCGGCATTCCCCAGGTGATCGCCGCTCGCAAGCTGCCACCGGCCGAGCCATCGGAACACCTCGTGTCGCTCAGGATCGCCGGCGGCAAGATCCTTTTGATGCTGCTCGGCCTTCTGGCCGGCGGCTCTCTCGGCCGCGAAGGCCCCACGGTGCAGGTGGGCGCGGCCATCATGCAGGCAGCGGGGCGCTTCGCTTCCATCAACCGATCGTCGTTGCTGCTCGCCGGTGGCGCGGCCGGCGTCGCCGCCGCCTTCAACACGCCGCTGGCCGGCATCGTCTTCGCCATCGAGGAATTGAGCCGCTCCTTCGACAGCAAGGCGAGCGGCATCGTCATCATGACGGTGATGCTAGCCGGCCTGACCGCTCAGATGCTGCTCGGCGACTACACCTATTTCGGCTCGTCCTACGTGACGCTGGCGCCGGGCGTCGCCTGGGTAGCCGTACCTGTCGTCGCCGTCGTCGGCGGCGCGCTTGGCGGCCTGTTCAACCGTTTCAACGTCGCCTGGTCGCGTGGCCTCCCGGGGCCAGCCGGCGCCTTCATCCGCAACCACCCGGTGGTAACAGCCGGCCTTCTCGGCCTGTTGGTCGCCCTCCTCGGCTTTGCCTCGGGCAGCGATGTCAGCGGGACCGGCTACGAGGCGGCGCGCACGGCCATCCACCAGAGCCCGGCCGACATTAGCCTCTGGTACGGCCCGGCCAAGCTGATCGCCACGCTGGTCTCGACGCTGTCCGGCATACCCGGGGGCATCTTCTCACCATCGCTCTCCATCGGCGCAGGCCTTGGGCTCGACGTCGCCCACTTTCTCGACATCAATGCCGCCTCGGCCATCGCGCTGCTCGGCATGTGCGCCTATCTCGCCGGGGTGGTGCAAGCGCCCCTGACATCGGTGGTGATTGTCCAGGAAATGACGCTCAACCATTCCATGCTGCTGCCGCTGATGCTGGTGGCGCTGATCGCAGGCAAGGTGTCCAGCCTCATTGCGCCGGAAGGCGTCTACCACGCCCTGGCGCGCAACTTCGCCGTTACGACGCCATCGGCGGCTGACTCGCCCCGCGACTCCGGCTAG
- a CDS encoding SspB family protein, giving the protein MPKDMIRYDVLAQEAFRGLVKKVLAEVAHAGLPGEHHFYIIFDTRAPGVRISARLKERYPDEMTIVIQHQYWELLVNETSFEIGLSFSGVPEKLVVPFASVRGFFDPSVEFAVQFPLVDESGNAADMPEEGPLKAIGPASDEPKIAPRPAAAKAPAVKPAKPGEAAKKPEEPKVEDKPEGESKGPTVISLDAFRKKP; this is encoded by the coding sequence ATGCCCAAGGACATGATCCGTTACGACGTTCTTGCTCAGGAGGCCTTCCGCGGCCTTGTGAAGAAGGTGCTCGCGGAAGTGGCGCACGCCGGCCTGCCGGGCGAGCATCATTTCTATATCATCTTCGATACCCGGGCGCCGGGCGTGCGGATTTCCGCCCGCCTCAAGGAACGCTACCCGGACGAGATGACCATCGTCATCCAGCACCAGTATTGGGAGCTGCTGGTCAACGAGACGAGTTTCGAAATCGGCCTTTCCTTCTCCGGCGTGCCGGAAAAGTTGGTGGTACCGTTCGCATCGGTTCGCGGCTTCTTCGATCCCTCGGTGGAATTCGCGGTGCAGTTCCCGCTGGTCGACGAGAGCGGCAACGCCGCCGACATGCCCGAGGAAGGTCCGCTCAAGGCGATCGGCCCGGCAAGCGACGAGCCGAAGATCGCGCCACGCCCCGCGGCAGCCAAGGCGCCGGCGGTCAAGCCGGCCAAGCCAGGCGAGGCGGCGAAAAAGCCCGAAGAGCCGAAGGTCGAGGACAAGCCGGAGGGTGAGTCCAAGGGGCCGACGGTGATTTCGCTCGACGCCTTCCGCAAGAAGCCCTGA
- a CDS encoding DUF4169 family protein, with protein MSDVVNLRRARKDRDRRRREGEAAENRAKFGRGKVEKLTTQAQDALETRRLDGHRLESPADPDSDSST; from the coding sequence ATGAGCGACGTCGTCAACCTCCGCCGGGCGCGCAAGGATCGCGATCGCCGTCGCCGCGAGGGCGAGGCGGCGGAGAACCGCGCCAAGTTCGGCCGCGGCAAGGTGGAAAAGCTGACGACTCAGGCGCAGGATGCGCTGGAGACGCGGCGGCTCGATGGTCATCGCCTGGAGTCTCCGGCCGATCCGGATTCGGATTCGTCGACATGA
- a CDS encoding ribbon-helix-helix domain-containing protein has translation MNVKRSLSLAGHRTSLALEPEFWAAAERLAERRGQSLSAFVLDIDRTRGARNLASAVRVSVLADLTAPDGAVSS, from the coding sequence ATGAACGTCAAACGGTCGTTGTCGCTGGCCGGACACCGAACCAGCCTGGCGCTGGAGCCGGAGTTCTGGGCGGCGGCCGAGCGGCTTGCCGAGCGGCGCGGCCAAAGTCTTTCAGCCTTCGTTCTCGACATCGACCGAACGCGCGGTGCCCGCAATCTGGCGAGCGCCGTTCGCGTATCCGTGCTCGCCGACCTCACCGCGCCAGATGGCGCCGTTTCCTCCTGA
- a CDS encoding TSUP family transporter, whose protein sequence is MVDLSLHLLTALFFAALVAGFIDSIAGGGGLITVPALMLAGFSPIQSLGTNKLQSLFGSASATLAYTRAGQVDLRSQLPMALMSGAGAILGALLATVLPGDWLRIAMPIMLIAIAVYFAFKRGLNDQDRHARMTPFLFTLTFVPVIGCYDGLFGPGTGSFFMLGFVSLAGFGLLKATAHTKLLNFASNVGGFLVFLLSGVVFWKPGLVMGVGQFLGAQIGSRLAVRGGAKVIRPLLVITCIGLAIRLLADPANPVRMWVMGG, encoded by the coding sequence TTGGTCGACCTTTCCCTGCATCTTCTGACGGCGCTGTTCTTTGCCGCCCTCGTCGCCGGCTTCATCGATTCGATCGCCGGAGGTGGCGGTCTCATCACCGTGCCGGCGCTGATGCTGGCCGGCTTCTCGCCGATCCAGTCGCTCGGAACCAACAAGCTGCAATCGCTGTTCGGCTCGGCATCGGCGACGCTGGCCTATACGCGGGCCGGGCAGGTCGATCTGCGTTCCCAGTTGCCGATGGCGCTGATGTCGGGCGCCGGCGCCATACTGGGGGCGCTGCTTGCCACGGTGCTGCCGGGCGACTGGCTCAGGATTGCCATGCCCATCATGCTGATCGCCATTGCCGTCTATTTCGCCTTCAAGCGCGGCCTCAACGATCAGGACCGCCATGCCCGCATGACGCCTTTCCTGTTCACGCTGACTTTCGTACCGGTGATCGGTTGCTACGACGGCCTGTTCGGGCCGGGCACCGGCTCATTCTTCATGCTGGGCTTCGTGTCGCTGGCCGGCTTCGGCCTGCTGAAGGCGACGGCGCATACCAAGCTGCTCAATTTTGCGAGCAACGTCGGTGGCTTCCTGGTGTTCCTGCTGTCAGGCGTGGTGTTCTGGAAGCCCGGCCTCGTCATGGGCGTCGGCCAGTTCCTCGGCGCGCAGATCGGCTCGCGGCTGGCCGTCCGGGGCGGCGCCAAAGTCATCCGGCCGCTCCTGGTGATCACCTGCATCGGTCTCGCCATCCGCCTCTTGGCCGATCCGGCCAACCCGGTGCGGATGTGGGTGATGGGCGGCTAA
- the serB gene encoding phosphoserine phosphatase SerB — MSLVATLVSSPTDPQVTDSLITAVSRRLGGDAHKVLAEGIAADIAVGDYLSRSEAVHRVAEVVGEAAVDFAVLPVKGRRKKLLVADMDSTMIGQECIDELAAFVGLKEHVSAITERAMRGEIAFEPALRERVGLLKGLDIGVVNEVLRERITLTPGGRELIGTMKAHGAYTALVSGGFTLFTDRIRDMIGFNEDRSNCLMTESGRLSGLVAEPILGKEAKLATLIELRNARGLAHHETVAIGDGANDLDMINESGLGVAFHAKPKVAAAAEVSIRYADLTAVLYLQGFAREEFAAV, encoded by the coding sequence ATGTCGCTCGTCGCAACGCTTGTCTCATCTCCGACCGATCCGCAAGTGACCGATAGCCTGATCACCGCCGTGTCACGGCGGCTGGGCGGCGACGCTCACAAGGTGCTGGCCGAAGGGATCGCCGCCGATATCGCCGTCGGCGACTATCTCTCCCGGAGCGAGGCGGTGCACCGCGTTGCCGAGGTGGTGGGCGAAGCCGCCGTCGATTTCGCCGTCCTTCCCGTCAAGGGGCGGCGCAAGAAGCTGCTGGTTGCCGACATGGACAGCACCATGATCGGCCAGGAATGCATCGACGAACTCGCTGCTTTCGTCGGTCTTAAGGAACATGTCTCGGCCATCACCGAGCGGGCGATGCGCGGCGAGATCGCTTTCGAACCGGCGCTGCGCGAACGGGTCGGCCTGTTGAAGGGGCTCGACATCGGCGTTGTCAACGAAGTGCTCCGCGAGCGCATCACACTGACGCCGGGCGGCCGCGAGCTGATCGGCACCATGAAGGCCCACGGCGCCTATACCGCTCTAGTTTCCGGCGGTTTCACCCTGTTCACCGATCGCATTCGCGACATGATCGGTTTCAACGAGGATCGCTCCAACTGCCTGATGACCGAGAGCGGCCGGCTCTCCGGCCTGGTCGCTGAACCGATCCTCGGCAAGGAGGCCAAGCTCGCCACGTTGATCGAACTCAGGAACGCGCGCGGCTTGGCCCATCACGAGACGGTGGCGATCGGCGACGGCGCCAACGATCTCGACATGATCAACGAAAGCGGCCTCGGCGTCGCCTTCCACGCCAAGCCAAAGGTGGCGGCGGCGGCCGAAGTCTCCATCCGCTACGCTGATCTTACGGCTGTGCTCTACCTGCAGGGCTTCGCCAGGGAAGAGTTTGCGGCGGTTTAG
- the miaA gene encoding tRNA (adenosine(37)-N6)-dimethylallyltransferase MiaA, protein MTAETGERRAVLIAGPTASGKSALALAIAERCGGVVINADSMQVYRELRILTARPTQEDEARAPHRLYGHIGSGDGYTVASYLDDLEKTLIAIVRQPAVIVGGTGLYFNAMTQGLSDVPPIDERVRAFWRERAQTTSAAALHKELAVVDPVLYGRLHPNDTQRVLRALEVADSTGRPLSEWQETRSRPLISGGHIAHVVMAPERDWLHARIDERFRAMAASGGLDEARAFAALRLDPALPAMKAIGVPEMIAAARGELPVEEAVEAAITATRQYAKRQETWFRNQMADWPRLDPASSRHFVAVADDIAQRMK, encoded by the coding sequence GTGACGGCGGAGACGGGAGAAAGACGCGCGGTTCTGATAGCCGGCCCGACGGCGAGCGGCAAGTCGGCTCTGGCGTTGGCGATCGCCGAGCGCTGCGGCGGCGTGGTGATCAACGCCGATTCGATGCAGGTCTATCGCGAATTGCGCATCCTGACGGCGCGACCGACGCAAGAGGACGAGGCGAGGGCGCCGCACCGCCTTTATGGCCATATCGGCAGCGGCGATGGCTATACCGTTGCCAGCTATCTGGATGATCTCGAAAAGACTCTGATCGCGATCGTGAGGCAGCCGGCGGTGATCGTCGGTGGCACCGGCCTCTATTTCAATGCGATGACCCAGGGCCTCTCCGACGTGCCGCCGATCGACGAGCGGGTGCGCGCCTTCTGGCGCGAGCGGGCGCAAACGACGAGCGCGGCGGCGCTGCATAAGGAATTGGCCGTCGTCGATCCTGTGCTCTACGGCCGCCTGCATCCCAATGATACGCAGCGGGTTCTGAGGGCGCTGGAAGTGGCCGACAGCACGGGACGACCGCTGTCGGAATGGCAGGAGACGCGCTCGCGGCCGCTGATCTCGGGCGGACATATCGCTCATGTCGTCATGGCGCCGGAGCGCGACTGGCTGCATGCGCGCATCGACGAACGCTTCCGGGCCATGGCGGCGAGCGGTGGGCTCGACGAAGCGCGGGCCTTTGCCGCCCTCCGGCTCGATCCGGCTTTGCCGGCCATGAAGGCGATCGGCGTGCCGGAAATGATCGCGGCGGCTCGGGGTGAACTTCCCGTCGAAGAGGCGGTCGAGGCGGCCATAACAGCGACTCGGCAATATGCCAAACGCCAGGAAACCTGGTTCCGCAATCAGATGGCCGATTGGCCGCGCCTTGATCCGGCGTCGTCGCGACATTTTGTTGCTGTGGCGGATGATATCGCGCAACGAATGAAATAG
- a CDS encoding acetolactate synthase 3 large subunit, protein MTRQMTGAEMVIQALIDQGVDTIFGYPGGAVLPIFDELFQQEEVRHVLVRHEQGAGHAAEGYARSTGKVGVALATSGPGATNMVTALTDALLDSIPMVCITGQVPTTLIGTDAFQEADTVGITRPCTKHNWLVRRIEDLPAILHEAFRIATTGRPGPVLVDIPKNIQFQTGTYENCKGKSLTQYHPAVKAPDATIREAVELMAAAKKPVLYTGGGVINSGPKAVALLRDLVKLTGFPVTSTLMGLGAYPASGKNWLGMLGMHGTYEANLAMHDCDVMVCIGARFDDRITGRIDAFSPNSKKIHIDIDPSSINKNVVVDLPIVGDVGSVLEDMMAAWNARKPVQDKAAHAAWWKLIDGWRARKCLTYRHSAEAIMPQYAIERLFELTKGRDTYITTEVGQHQMWAAQYYHFDEPNRFMTSGGLGTMGYGLPAAIGTQLAHPGSLVIDIAGDASIQMNIQELSTAVQHNAPVKAFILNNQYMGMVRQWQQLLHGNRLSHSYVDSQPDFVRLAEAYGAVGIRCSKPADLDDAIEEMIRIDKPVIFDCRVVSLANCFPMIPSGKAHNEMLLGTDVTDEDIGTAIDSNGKVLV, encoded by the coding sequence ATGACACGGCAGATGACAGGCGCGGAAATGGTCATCCAGGCGCTGATCGATCAGGGCGTCGACACGATTTTCGGTTACCCCGGCGGCGCGGTGCTGCCGATCTTCGACGAGCTGTTCCAGCAGGAAGAGGTTCGCCACGTCCTCGTCCGTCACGAGCAGGGCGCCGGCCACGCCGCCGAGGGCTATGCCCGCTCGACCGGCAAAGTCGGCGTGGCGCTCGCCACCTCCGGCCCCGGCGCCACCAACATGGTGACGGCGCTGACCGACGCGCTGCTCGATTCGATCCCGATGGTCTGCATCACCGGCCAGGTGCCGACGACGCTGATCGGCACCGACGCCTTCCAGGAGGCCGACACGGTCGGCATTACGCGGCCCTGCACCAAGCATAACTGGCTGGTCCGCCGCATCGAGGATCTGCCGGCCATCCTGCACGAGGCCTTCCGCATCGCCACCACCGGCCGTCCCGGCCCGGTTCTGGTTGACATCCCCAAGAACATCCAGTTCCAGACCGGCACCTACGAGAACTGCAAGGGCAAGTCGCTGACGCAGTATCACCCGGCGGTGAAGGCCCCGGATGCGACCATTCGCGAGGCCGTCGAGTTGATGGCCGCCGCCAAGAAGCCGGTCCTCTATACTGGCGGTGGCGTCATCAACTCCGGTCCGAAGGCGGTGGCGCTGCTCCGCGACCTCGTCAAGCTGACCGGTTTCCCGGTGACATCGACGCTGATGGGCCTTGGCGCCTATCCGGCGTCGGGCAAGAACTGGCTCGGCATGCTGGGCATGCACGGCACCTACGAAGCCAATCTCGCGATGCACGACTGCGACGTGATGGTGTGCATCGGCGCGCGCTTTGACGACCGCATCACCGGCCGTATCGACGCCTTCTCGCCCAACTCCAAGAAGATCCACATCGACATCGACCCGTCGTCGATCAACAAGAACGTCGTGGTCGACCTGCCGATCGTCGGCGACGTCGGCTCGGTGCTCGAAGACATGATGGCCGCCTGGAATGCCCGCAAGCCGGTGCAGGACAAGGCGGCGCATGCCGCCTGGTGGAAGCTGATCGACGGCTGGCGGGCCAGGAAATGCCTCACCTATCGGCACTCGGCCGAGGCGATCATGCCGCAATATGCCATCGAGCGGTTGTTCGAGCTGACAAAGGGCCGTGACACCTACATCACCACCGAGGTGGGTCAGCACCAGATGTGGGCGGCGCAGTATTATCATTTCGACGAGCCGAACCGCTTCATGACGTCGGGTGGCCTCGGCACCATGGGTTACGGCCTGCCGGCGGCGATCGGCACCCAGCTCGCCCATCCCGGTTCGTTGGTGATCGACATCGCCGGCGACGCCTCGATCCAGATGAATATCCAGGAGCTGTCGACGGCGGTGCAGCACAATGCGCCGGTCAAGGCGTTCATCCTCAACAACCAGTACATGGGCATGGTGCGCCAGTGGCAGCAGCTGTTGCACGGCAACCGGCTCAGCCACTCCTACGTCGACTCGCAACCCGACTTCGTGCGTCTGGCCGAGGCCTATGGCGCGGTGGGTATCCGCTGCTCCAAGCCGGCCGACCTCGACGACGCTATCGAGGAGATGATCCGCATCGACAAGCCGGTGATTTTTGACTGCCGCGTGGTCAGCCTCGCCAACTGCTTCCCGATGATCCCCTCGGGCAAGGCGCACAACGAGATGCTGCTCGGCACCGACGTCACCGATGAAGATATTGGAACGGCAATCGACTCCAACGGCAAGGTCCTGGTGTGA
- the ilvN gene encoding acetolactate synthase small subunit, translating into MMIVAGQSQSAYFLEEEFPATERSHTLSVLVDNEPGVLARVVGLFSGRGYNIESLTVSEIEHSNHQSRITIVTTGRPPVISQIMHQLGRLIPVHKVINLTWAGDALERELALVKVAGKGEMRDEALRLAQAFNARIVDATLDSYVFEMTGAPADIDRFVGLMKECGLVELARTGLAALARGKVGM; encoded by the coding sequence ATGATGATCGTCGCAGGTCAGTCCCAGTCCGCCTACTTCCTAGAGGAAGAGTTCCCCGCCACCGAGCGCAGCCACACGCTGTCGGTGCTGGTCGACAACGAGCCGGGCGTTCTCGCCCGCGTCGTCGGCCTGTTCTCGGGGCGCGGCTACAACATCGAGAGCCTCACCGTCTCCGAGATCGAGCATTCGAACCACCAGTCGCGCATCACCATCGTGACGACAGGCCGGCCGCCGGTCATCTCGCAGATCATGCACCAGCTCGGCCGCCTGATCCCGGTGCACAAGGTGATCAACCTAACCTGGGCCGGCGACGCGCTGGAGCGCGAGCTGGCCTTGGTCAAGGTGGCCGGCAAGGGCGAAATGCGCGACGAGGCGCTGCGCCTGGCGCAGGCCTTCAACGCCCGCATCGTCGATGCAACGCTCGACTCTTACGTGTTCGAGATGACCGGCGCGCCGGCCGACATCGACCGCTTCGTCGGCCTGATGAAGGAATGCGGCCTGGTTGAACTCGCCCGCACCGGCCTCGCGGCGCTTGCTCGCGGCAAGGTCGGCATGTGA